One genomic window of Branchiostoma floridae strain S238N-H82 chromosome 4, Bfl_VNyyK, whole genome shotgun sequence includes the following:
- the LOC118412856 gene encoding uncharacterized protein LOC118412856, whose protein sequence is MGTCASVKASQVHEAEEDLYKWTEQKLSMKTGDVQRALICSDAVYLSDLPNTDAIQQFLKEERNLHNFKRVSVSRYGSVRYLLAETQDKEEVFVAFKGTTDFQDVMANLNIWQSASSQSRANHNTGVGGKYHAGFMHLAFLVPANRILEEYSNSRIVVCGHSLGGAVAHIVALNMMACLLNKGKPVDNVKSIAFGAPYIGNDGAHQFAEEYNLSPHLLTIVNEKDPVPYILRLAETVQCAGKTVLKKVENFSSTAAPIVLGILASLTGLGILGASTAVASAVTASTIPAQLGKCEGMLKKWGLLARDLDSLYVPLGWYLYISCSTSKAGGGGHWRHKLLENPGAIEYVRPDIRDWKDEDFQCHRVSNYRTTFFKVAKRTTYRAGDVIIADATFPASIKSFSVLAKDDTDDTRETKTCQIEIKGDNLEFLAEDDPVSGLPVPDGKFAVLFISNNLVALQCELQTDSLSTMEATIRTHFEEVKVSKELVDIKVVPELPYKEEGLVRQVNEEATEGPTVGSVLYDAGTVVVQGAVSVWTTVKGGLGY, encoded by the exons ATGGGGACCTGCGCCAGCGTAAAAGCCAGTCAAGTGCATGAAGCCGAAGAGG ACCTGTATAAATGGACGGAACAAAAGCTCAGTATGAAGACAGGGGATGTCCAGCGTGCCCTGATCTGCTCCGATGCCGTGTATCTGTCCGACCTTCCCAACACCGACGCCATTCAACAGTTTTTAAAGGAAGAGCGAAACCTGCACAACTTTAAGCGGGTCAGCGTCAGCCGGTATGGATCTGTGAGGTACCTCCTTGCTGAAACTCAAGACAAAGAAGAAGTTTTCGTTGCATTCAAAG GTACAACGGACTTCCAAGACGTCATGGCCAACCTGAATATTTGGCAATCGGCATCTAGTCAAAGCCGGGCCAATCACAACACCGGGGTTGGCGGGAAATACCACGCGGGCTTCATGCACCTGGCCTTCCTCGTTCCCGCCAACCGCATCCTGGAGGAATACAGCAACAGCCGTATTGTCGTCTGCGGACACAGCCTAGGGGGCGCTGTTGCACACATTGTAGCTTTAAACATGATGGCGTGCCTACTCAACAAGGGTAAACCAGTCGACAACGTCAAGTCCATCGCGTTCGGTGCTCCGTACATCGGAAACGACGGCGCTCATCAGTTTGCCGAGGAATACAACCTCTCTCCTCACCTGTTGACGATCGTCAACGAGAAAGACCCCGTGCCTTACATACTCCGCCTAGCGGAAACGGTTCAATGTGCAGGGAAAACCGTTTTGAAGAAAGTTGAGAATTTTTCATCCACCGCGGCTCCCATCGTGTTGGGCATTCTGGCTTCCCTTACCGGCTTGGGTATATTGGGAGCCAGCACTGCTGTTGCCAGCGCCGTAACAGCCAGCACAATACCCGCTCAGCTTGGCAAATGCGAGGGTATGTTGAAGAAATGGGGTCTACTCGCGCGGGACCTGGATTCCTTGTACGTGCCGCTAGGATGGTATCTGTACATTAGCTGCAGTACGTCGAAGGCCGGTGGGGGCGGTCATTGGCGGCACAAACTCTTGGAAAACCCCGGAGCTATCGAGTACGTTAGGCCAGACATCCGAGATTGGAAAG ATGAGGATTTCCAGTGCCACAGGGTGTCCAACTACCGCACGACTTTCTTTAAAGTCGCGAAAAGGACGACGTACCGggctggtgacgtcatcatcgCGGACGCCACTTTCCCAGCAAGTATCAAGAGCTTCAGCGTTCTAGCGAAAG atGACACTGATGATACCAGAGAAACCAAGACATGCCAGATCGAAATCAAGGGTGACAACTTGGAATTCCTGGCAGAGGATGATCCCGTTTCTG GGCTTCCAGTGCCAGATGGAAAGTTTGCCGTGCTATTCATTTCTAACAACTTGGTGGCGTTACAGTGTGAGCTCCAAACTGACAGTCTGTCTACCATGGAGGCTACAATCAGGACACACTTTGAAGAAGTGAAGGTTTCCAAAGAGTTAGTTGACATTAAG GTAGTGCCCGAACTACCATATAAAGAAGAAGGCCTGGTACGACAGGTCAATGAAGAGGCTACTGAAGGTCCGACTGTGGGGTCCGTGCTCTATGACGCAGGGACAGTGGTGGTCCAGGGAGCAGTATCAGTGTGGACAACAGTGAAAGGCGGGCTTGGTTACTAG